One Gadus morhua chromosome 23, gadMor3.0, whole genome shotgun sequence DNA segment encodes these proteins:
- the LOC115537092 gene encoding mucin-17 isoform X2 yields MPASKRSSEPHSPQAKMMKLEVDDEATPGEYNSSLKAEDEHEGAEDAHEGTVPPWTKNKDPPTAKEEDEEVASFLQESKPSPRQNDSDPPLKKAKLFIATSASSGMGSPQSIESKSSQKRPASTELSRTASSDSDGETQTDAGDLSLCVTKHHNRAKRAATELLVDQSAARQTLDDGRPPYPTVMDHNYGRSSEGSSDSSVLDESANTETEVNVSSATDAETTQYINSTSLPLLQAMPYSVIQSTHPAVEARRHEGEESTRSTAEAGGSTEHVNSRTSAKHEEHKTEDSSERTSREPDSQNHIDGKIVEPPPPAETSDPSSSDRNLNVIAEVNMFASQSEERCGGLVELEVITYEAEETQDPAPEDLKQEIPCKREAEERKQQDVTERTAVTEAAKKTGIEFGPSSNQNDQEQAIASPSEGSLTPARTLGPQETKDEAQVKTEKTPTAEPILPDPTEPGREETLANCCGVHQVAENLGSPPGIQADLAEEIRIVPVAEESIAAPESAAEVQLVHGVQEPDDRTVSSSSEVVVTNSEEHVGRTVYERVTVQEPEITSNLGSATSSQGMCEVAPAEDIQPEVMQSVHTSTSTYSGVSAQLTLTNPDSRQTEYECVSECVTVQETPNLVSTTTDTPPTEKLEPDGTQHLDVTPGTSRDGPELLPDTYSGVIADCVDGGEVQPQVTLSSSTANLGEKTNKVISEATMEEEVSLKVEDDSAVPGVSSHGPDHMVVQPLNSEAQDNANLESTATLVISSALPTPGMLHFEEASTDLSISTTVPSVNENNEVVFECLAETSVNMYSTATDDQIHGHAQVIMEGVLHRETHSADNGSVDVDTRLSQQVRMNAVSKEGETIISEYVHEQKTEMNRMSKEISLSAPSDKLADKEIQRFNDDYTGMSSEAPKHLTLSTSDCAPYMEMTETKPHLFNQALENENQEQEEQSTGTSKDGASQLIKYEMVAQSIPVQSPEIAAMSMTVPSQQAATPFPNKEIQTQKEVMAMDKHLLIANSQGKDVITTESKAAPEAESYEVMHTTSTPEEMHEQEKKGRGGEPGNHSGIEHTPTYDKEKEADKYDKMAADLQTATTDGVPHFITAAEQQIQVFHEEPIAAVNNVEEGYLISNAELLDKDSTTEAVAYVTSGDKEETPSVEEKSHSVREDLQEGAGCVIDEVEVNASLGSTIGQGQAQVNSDVIVLVCDQPEGLEVIESSTVNKPDAEDVTEQMETVFQSEGEPKDFQVVYEAISSPESTIDEEVSVVSGIIRLPNVPKKDTQVVEVHSAAISATSEVNVRLIPVQEADEHINGKTPACLPDSQSDMDNIETMTCEETAESFYVLPIEHTNGAADMGDVLMVATSDEVAEPNIQKTEAMADVLEITSDNVPEPNIHTTEAMAEVLEETTSKDIKEQNILNREQRLEGLMVTTGNEVPRQNLLTTEERREVPVLTTSDGVSEPRFQKYKEIGEVLVVATIDHIPEINIQNTEEMGEVPIVTTSDKVPEQNIQHAEEIVDVFVETTSNHIPEQSFQKKVKMAEALVVADSEKIPERNIQKTEGMGGVLVVATCDNILEQTMQQIEGMGDVLGVATCDDMPEPTIEQMEGAPESVEMQKDNGLQELSQVTPIATSMAPREPTPDSLSQEDVMESLTVPESPDQADIITQAAAASGLNTSLSEHLNSDGQMVEADQVLNLNGASQSLYSAIGVHQYQPMEQSTVTGSNEEAREDMEVRSSTNTSPVALLENYIPSAPNPDQQEEQSAEKNLDATEHDMEPSAVCETQMTAYENASVDMTRGVETSMDNADSDMQILVDIELGHQVEVQDESEMEDPDLVIIEKSQLAAEMPSLEVENGGEKSPIIKADSNSTIADGTTSKITTSSTDKRVQKAEETNKTSTPSIIPEPKAEVTVEKPKKQQMNTQARTKARLAALAEQKAAASKRAAQKQQLNLLALCEEIAEDIATDSMLLKRIEEEKIAAAAKIEALKKESRSVEMQEAIVVPPTPAGSQASSPPVNTTDGAEAAKPTTATTINPPAEPATAKPVVPEPPKRRFFVSQIVVPLKAHEKKKLTRYQRLRQVELQREKMSWTRVKKLKTDQAHQMLFSDIDFDSSNPFLMPPVATPSTPIANKPSATYTSTASTSASTISALPAMPQVPDAAVAKPDQSKTPEQSKAVTTPDLPLVVTTPDPSKVVATPEPSKADQKVTATKTDQKVTATPARPGRPRREAASPKVEPAKVVSSKVETKKTEPPKITSAKGPTPKVTRSSTRKTLPAKPPPMPNGMNSQKAKSEVEYKPYRPRPKYTFEDFELDDDPPPVVQRRPMPQQRPGQQPGPSQQSTSNTQVRPTSQSTNPTAQSRTTPPSKPMFFSQSKLQGTPVRQASSQSKPVTSTPVMLKPTTSTPVQSRPAISSTVQSKPLTTTASESKPVAVTTSQSKPTTSATGQLKPATSNASQSKPMTPTGQSRPVTYKAPQLKPFHSTVAQSKPSIAAAPQSKTTIAAATQPISAVPSKPTLKVSDTAGSVPGKAIPSGPPAPQTPQPTADQAPKPQPGSPKEELEVKPAVETPLLIPAVPQPNASMETLSVQPPAIPHNVKHQDSTDEVSPPPPSSLPPPQKQQTSPNMMEPKEEKTEVKSPPPSPMKASPPDEQAEASKPAEKTPAQPSEQVAKAESNTTPLSEAALQKEVKKLKDTDKDGSQTIIDAGQKHFGAVACSVCGMLYSASNPEDETQHILFHNQFISAVKYVGWKKERILGEYPDGKIILVLPDDPKYALKKVEEIREMVDNDLGFQQVETKCPSQTKTFLFISNDKKVAGCLIAEHIQEGYRVIEDPPPQGSEKEQVMFERQRAWCCSSTSEPAICGISRIWVFSMMRRQGIASRMIECLRNNFIYGSCLGKDELAFSDPTPDGKLFATRYFGTSRFLVYNFVSGTSSSEPKTAAV; encoded by the exons ATGCCTGCTTCCAAGAGGAGCTCAGAGCCCCACAGCCCCCAGGCTAAGATGATGAAGCTGGAGGTGGATGACGAGGCTACTCCAGGTGAATATAACAGCTCACTTAAAGCAGAAGATGAACATGAGGGGGCAGAAGATGCACATGAAGGGACAGTACCTCCATGGACCAAGAATAAAGATCCTCCAACAGCaaaggaggaagacgaggaggttGCGTCTTTCCTCCAAGAATCCAAACCGAGCCCTCGTCAGAACGACTCTGACCCTCCTCTTAAAAAAGCCAAGCTCTTTATCGCCACAAGTGCCTCCTCTGGAATGGGCTCACCACAGAGCATTGAGTCCAAGTCCTCTCAGAAGAGACCAGCCAGCACAGAACTTTCCAGAACTGCGTCCTCCGATTCGGACGGtgagacgcagacagatgctGGTGACTTGTCCCTGTGCGTCACAAAACACCACAACCGAGCCAAGCGCGCCGCCACCGAATTGCTGGTTGATCAATCGGCCGCCAGACAGACGCTAGACGACGGTAGGCCTCCTTACCCAACAGTAATGGACCACAACTACGGCAGGTCCTCAGAGGGTTCCAGTGACAGCAGTGTTCTGGACGAGAGCGCCAACACTGAGACGGAAGTAAACGTGAGCTCCGCCACTGATGCAGAGACCACGCAGTATATCAATAGCACATCACTACCATTGTTACAGGCAATGCCGTACTCTGTTATACAAAGTACACACCCAGCAGTAGAAGCCAGGAGACATGAAGGTGAGGAATCTACAAGGTCAACTGCTGAAGCAGGCGGCAGTACAGAACATGTAAATAGCAGAACAAGTGCAAAGCATGAAGAACATAAAACAGAGGATTCCTCAGAAAGAACCAGCAGAGAACCAGACAGCCAGAACCACATTGATGGGAAAATTGTAGAACCACCGCCACCAGCAGAAACATCGGACCCCAGCTCCAGTGACAGAAACCTAAATGTTATAGCTGAAGTAAATATGTTTGCCAGTCAGTCAGAAGAAAGATGTGGAGGTTTAGTAGAGCTAGAGGTTATTACGTATGAAGCAGAGGAGACCCAGGACCCTGCCCCAGAGGATCTGAAGCAAGAAATACCGTGTaaaagggaggcagaggaacGGAAGCAACAGGATGTTACTGAGCGAACTGCTGTCACAGAGGCCGCAAAAAAGACAGGGATAGAATTTGGTCCATCATCCAATCAAAATGACCAGGAACAGGCGATTGCAAGTCCCAGTGAAGGGAGTTTGACACCAGCCAGGACCCTGGGCCCGCAAGAGACTAAAGATGAAGCCCAGGTTAAAACAGAAAAGACCCCAACAGCTGAGCCGATACTGCCCGACCCGACCGAACCCGGCAGGGAAGAGACGTTAGCTAACTGTTGTGGAGTTCACCAAGTGGCCGAGAATCTCGGGAGCCCGCCTGGCATCCAGGCTGACCTAGCTGAAGAGATCAGGATTGTACCAGTGGCTGAGGAATCCATCGCTGCTCCAGAGAGCGCCGCTGAGGTACAGTTGGTCCATGGCGTCCAGGAACCCGATGACAGAACGGTGTCCAGCTCCTCTGAGGTTGTAGTTACAAACAGTGAAGAACATGTGGGAAGAACGGTGTATGAACGTGTGACTGTACAAGAGCCAGAAATCACCTCCAACCTTGGTTCTGCAACTTCATCACAGGGAATGTGTGAAGTGGCCCCTGCTGAGGATATACAACCTGAGGTTATGCAGAGCGTCCACACCTCCACAAGTACTTATAGTGGTGTTTCAGCACAGTTGACTCTTACGAATCCTGACAGTAGACAAACAGAGTATGAGTGTGTATCTGAATGCGTCACTGTACAAGAAACTCCAAACCTGGTTTCTACGACAACAGACACACCACCCACTGAGAAATTGGAACCGGATGGGACCCAGCACCTTGATGTCACACCAGGTACTTCTAGGGACGGCCCAGAACTTCTACCTGATACTTACAGTGGGGTTATAGCTGACTGTGTGGATGGTGGAGAGGTTCAACCACAGGTCACCCTGAGTTCTTCGACAGCAAACCTAGGAGAGAAGACAAACAAGGTTATCAGTGAGGCTacaatggaggaggaggtgagcctGAAGGTTGAAGATGACAGTGCAGTCCCAGGTGTATCTTCTCATGGTCCGGACCATATGGTGGTTCAACCATTGAACAGTGAGGCCCAAGATAATGCAAATTTGGAATCTACAGCAACATTGGTGATATCCAGCGCTTTGCCAACACCAGGTATGCTACATTTTGAGGAGGCCAGTACAGATTTATCAATTTCAACAACTGTACCATCTGTAAATGAAAACAATGAAGTTGTCTTTGAATGTTTAGCCGAAACATCTGTTAATATGTATTCTACAGCAACTGATGACCAGATACATGGACATGCACAAGTTATAATGGAAGGTGTTCTACACAGGGAAACCCATTCAGCTGATAACGGGAGTGTAGATGTAGACACTAGACTTTCACAACAGGTCAGGATGAATGCTGTTAGTAAGGAAGGAGAAACTATAATCTCTGAATATGTACATGAACAAAAGACTGAGATGAACAGAATGTCAAAAGAGATTTCCCTCAGCGCACCTTCTGACAAGTTGGCGGACAAGGAGATCCAGAGGTTTAACGATGACTACACCGGTATGTCTAGTGAGGCTCCCAAACATCTGACACTTTCAACCTCTGATTGTGCTCCATATATGGAGATGACTGAAACCAAGCCACATCTTTTCAACCAAGCCCTGGAAAATGAAAATCAAGAGCAGGAGGAACAAAGTACGGGCACGTCGAAAGATGGAGCTAGCCAGCTGATCAAATATGAAATGGTTGCTCAAAGTATTCCTGTCCAAAGCCCTGAGATAGCAGCAATGAGCATGACCGTGCCATCACAACAAGCAGCAACTCCATTTCCCAACAAGGAGATTCAAACTCAGAAAGAAGTCATGGCTATGGACAAACACCTATTGATTGCAAATTCTCAAGGAAAGGATGTGATTACCACTGAATCCAAGGCTGCCCCAGAGGCTGAGTCATACGAAGTCATGCACACTACCAGCACACCAGAGGAAATGCATGAGCAGGAAAAAAAAGGGCGTGGAGGAGAACCAGGAAACCATAGTGGTATTGAACATACCCCCACTTACGACAAGGAAAAAGAAGCGGATAAGTATGATAAGATGGCAGCAGATTTGCAAACCGCAACCACAGATGGTGTGCCTCACTTCATAACTGCAGCAGAACAGCAAATCCAGGTGTTTCATGAAGAACCAATCGCTGCGGTAAATAATGTTGAAGAAGGATATTTGATTTCCAATGCTGAACTTCTGGATAAGGACTCTACAACGGAAGCAGTAGCTTACGTGACATCGGGTGACAAGGAAGAAACACCGTCAGTGGAGGAGAAATCACATTCTGTCCGTGAAGATTTACAAGAAGGGGCTGGATGTGTCATTGATGAGGTTGAGGTTAATGCGTCACTCGGTTCCACAATTGGTCAAGGTCAGGCACAGGTTAACAGCGACGTGATTGTATTGGTCTGTGATCAACCAGAGGGCCTAGAAGTCATTGAGTCTTCCACTGTAAATAAGCCTGATGCAGAGGATGTCACTGAGCAGATGGAGACCGTCTTTCAGTCAGAAGGGGAGCCAAAAGATTTCCAGGTTGTGTATGAAGCCATTAGTAGCCCAGAGAGCACCATAGACGAGGAGGTCAGTGTTGTGTCAGGAATCATTCGGTTACCCAATGTGCCGAAGAAGGATACCCAAGTGGTGGAAGTTCATTCTGCTGCCATCTCTGCAACAAGCGAGGTAAACGTACGGTTAATTCCCGTACAAGAGGCCGATGAGCATATCAATGGAAAAACTCCAGCCTGTCTCccagacagccaatcagacatGGATAATATTGAAACGATGACGTGTGAGGAAACTGCAGAGAGTTTTTATGTGTTGCCCATTGAGCACACCAACGGTGCGGCAGACATGGGAGATGTTCTTATGGTCGCCACCAGCGATGAAGTCGCAGAGCCTAACATCCAAAAAACAGAGGCCATGGCAGATGTTTTGGAGATCACCAGCGACAACGTCCCGGAGCCTAACATCCACACAACAGAGGCCATGGCAGAAGTTTTGGAAGAGACCACCAGCAAAGACATCAAAGAGCAGAACATCCTAAACAGAGAACAGAGGCTAGAGGGACTAATGGTGACCACCGGCAATGAAGTCCCGAGGCAGAACCTCCTAACcacagaggaaaggagagaggttCCCGTCTTGACCACCAGTGACGGAGTCTCGGAGCCGAGGTTCCAGAAGTACAAAGAGATTGGAGAGGTGCTGGTTGTTGCCACCATTGACCACATCCCAGAGATAAACATCCAAAACActgaggagatgggagaggtTCCCATTGTGACTACCAGCGACAAAGTCCCAGAGCAGAACATCCAACATGCAGAAGAGATTGTAGATGTTTTTGTGGAGACCACTAGCAATCACATCCCGGAGCAGAGCTTCCAAAAGAAGGTAAAGATGGCAGAGGCACTCGTCGTTGCCGATAGTGAGAAAATACCAGAGCGTAACATCCAAAAGACTGAAGGAATGGGAGGTGTTTTGGTGGTGGCCACCTGTGACAATATTCTGGAGCAGACCATGCAACAGATTGAAGGAATGGGAGATGTTTTGGGTGTTGCCACCTGTGACGATATGCCAGAGCCGACCATAGAACAGATGGAAGGAGCACCAGAGTCCGTAGAAATGCAGAAGGACAACGGACTTCAAGAACTGTCCCAGGTGACACCGATCGCCACATCGATGGCCCCAAGAGAACCAACACCTGACAGTTTGTCTCAGGAGGACGTCATGGAGTCCCTCACTGTCCCAGAGAGTCCTGATCAAGCAGACATCATCACccaggcagcagcagcctctggCCTCAACACATCGCTGTCGGAACACTTGAACTCAGACGGGCAGATGGTAGAAGCTGACCAGGTGTTGAATCTAAACGGAGCCTCTCAGAGCCTCTATTCTGCCATCGGCGTCCATCAGTATCAACCCATGGAGCAGAGCACCGTGACAGGTTCAAATGAAGAAGCAAGAGAAGATATGGAGGTCAGGTCTTCAACAAATACTTCGCCAGTGGCACTGCTGGAGAACTATATTCCATCAGCTCCAAATCCTGATCAGCAAGAGGAGCAATCTGCTGAGAAAAACCTAGATGCCACTGAGCATGACATGGAACCTTCTGCTGTCTGTGAAACACAAATGACAGCCTATGAGAACGCAAGTGTTGACATGACTAGGGGCGTAGAGACGAGCATGGACAATGCAGATTCTGATATGCAGATTTTGGTTGACATAGAGCTCGGCCACCAGGTCGAGGTACAGGATGAGAGCGAAATGGAAGACCCAGATCTTGTCATAATAGAAAAGTCACAATTAGCAGCGGAAATGCCTTCATTGGAAGTAGAAAATGGGGGAGAGAAGAGCCCCATCATTAAGGCAGACAGCAACTCAACTATTGCAGACGGCACCACAAGTAAAATCACCACAAGTAGCACAGACAAAAGAGTTCAGAAGGCAGAGGAGACCAACAAAACCAGCACGCCAAGCATCATTCCCGAGCCAAAGGCAGAAGTGACTGTGGAAAAGCCCAAGAAGcaacagatgaacacacaggcCAGAACCAAAGCCCGCCTGGCTGCACTCGCTGAGCAGAAGGCCGCTGCCTCGAAGAGGGCGGCCCAGAAGCAGCAGCTCAACCTCCTGGCACTGTGTGAGGAGATCGCAGAAGACATTGCCACGGACAGCATGCTGTTGAAGAGGATCGAGGAGGAAAAAATTGCTGCCGCCGCCAAGATAGAAGCCTTGAAGAAGGAAAGCCGATCTGTTGAAATGCAGGAAGCCATCGTTGTTCCTCCTACTCCTGCTGGATCCCAAGCATCTTCTCCACCTGTCAACACCACCGACGGGGCTGAAGCCGCAAagcccaccactgccaccaccatcaacccccCCGCAGAGCCAGCTACCGCCAAACCGGTAGTTCCAGAACCACCCAAAAGAAGGTTCTTCGTCAGCCAGATCGTTGTTCCCCTTAAAGCCCacgagaagaagaagctgacaAGGTACCAGCGGCTACGACAGGTAGAGCTTCAGCGCGAAAAGATGTCCTGGACTCGTGTGAAGAAGCTCAAAACTGACCAAGCACATCAGATGTTGTTTTCGGATATTGATTTTGATTCTTCTAATCCGTTTCTAATGCCTCCTGTGGCGACACCTTCGACTCCCATAGCTAATAAGCCCAGCGCAACTTACACAAGTACAGCCTCAACCAGCGCTTCAACAATCAGCGCTCTGCCTGCTATGCCTCAGGTCCCTGATGCTGCTGTTGCCAAACCGGATCAATCCAAGACACCAGAGCAATCTAAGGCAGTGACTACACCAGACCTGCCTCTGGTGGTTACGACACCAGACCCGTCTAAGGTGGTGGCGACACCGGAACCATCTAAGGCAGACCAAAAGGTGACAGCCACCAAAACAGACCAAAAGGTGACGGCAACTCCGGCAAGGCCAGGGAGACCGCGGCGGGAGGCAGCATCACCGAAAGTTGAACCTGCCAAGGTTGTAAGTTCCAAAGTGGAGACAAAGAAGACTGAACCACCCAAAATAACTTCGGCTAAGGGGCCAACGCCTAAAGTTACCCGATCATCCACCAGAAAGACCCTTCCAGCCAAACCTCCTCCCATGCCCAACGGTATGAATTCTCAGAAGGCAAAATCTGAGGTGGAGTATAAACCATACAGACCCCGGCCCAAGTACACTTTTGAGGACTTTGAACTGGATGATGACCCACCTCCAGTAGTCCAAAGAAGACCCATGCCTCAACAAAGGCCTGGACAGCAACCAGGCCCAAGCCAGCAGTCCACCTCCAACACTCAAGTTAGGCCCACGTCTCAGTCCACAAACCCCACAGCTCAATCTAGAACGACACCTCCATCAAAACCCATGTTCTTTTCACAGTCTAAGCTACAGGGCACACCTGTTAGGCAAGCCTCAAGTCAGTCAAAGCCTGTGACCTCAACTCCAGTTATGTTAAAGCCGACGACTTCAACTCCAGTTCAGTCAAGGCCTGCAATTTCATCTACAGTTCAGTCAAAACCTCTTACCACAACAGCTTCCGAGTCAAAGCCTGTTGCTGTCACCACTTCCCAATCAAAGCCCACAACTTCAGCTACTGGTCAGCTGAAGCCCGCCACTTCAAACGCATCCCAATCCAAGCCGATGACTCCTACCGGTCAGTCAAGGCCTGTCACATATAAGGCTCCCCAACTAAAACCTTTCCATTCAACTGTTGCTCAGTCCAAACCGTCCATTGCAGCTGCCCCACAGTCGAAGACCACAATTGCTGCAGCAACTCAGCCCATTTCTGCTGTTCCCTCTAAACCGACCCTGAAGGTATCGGACACCGCTGGTTCGGTACCAGGCAAGGCCATTCCCTCTGGACCCCCTGCGCCCCAAACACCACAACCCACGGCGGACCAGGCGCCCAAGCCTCAGCCTGGCTCTCCTAAAGAAGAGCTGGAAGTGAAACCTGCCGTGGAGACCCCATTGTTGATACCTGCCGTTCCACAGCCTAACGCTTCCATGGAGACACTGAGCGTCCAACCCCCTGCTATACCACACAACGTCAAACACCAG GACTCCACCGATGAggtgtctcctccccctccatcatcTTTACCTCCGCCGCAGAAGCAGCAGACGTCTCCAAACATGATGGAGCCGAAGGAAGAGAAGACTGAAG TCAAATCTCCACCGCCCTCGCCCATGAAAGCCTCCCCTCCTGATGAGCAGGCGGAGGCTTCCAAGCCTGCGGAGAAGACCCCGGCCCAGCCTTCTGAACA GGTGGCGAAGGCGGAGAGCAACACCACTCCTCTCTCGGAGGCGGCCCTGcagaaggaggtgaagaagcTGAAGGATACAGACAAAGATGGCAGCCAAACCATCATC GACGCGGGGCAGAAGCACTTCGGGGCGGtggcctgcagtgtgtgtgggatgcTGTATTCTGCTTCCAACCCCGAGGATGAAACCCAGCACATCCTCTTCCACAACCAGTTCATCAGCGCCGTCAAATAcgtg GgttggaagaaggagaggatcCTGGGAGAGTATCCGGACGGGAAGATCATCCTGGTCCTCCCAGATGATCCCAAGTACGCCCTGAAGAAG GTGGAGGAGATCAGGGAGATGGTAGACAACGACCTGGGCTTCCAGCAGGTGGAGACAAAGTGTCCGTCCCAGACCAAGACCTTCCTGTTCATCTCCAACGACAAGAAGGTGGCCGGCTGCCTCATCGCAGAGCACATCCAGGAG ggctaCCGGGTGATCGAGGACCCGCCCCCACAGGGCTCGGAGAAGGAGCAGGTGATGTTCGAGCGCCAGAGGGCGTGGTGCTGCTCGTCGACGTCGGAGCCCGCCATCTGCGGCATCAGTCGTATCTGGGTGTTCAGTATGATGAGGAGGCAGGGCATCGCCTCGCGCATGATCGAGTGCCTCAG GAACAACTTCATCTACGGCTCGTGTCTGGGCAAGGACGAGCTGGCCTTCTCAGACCCCACGCCGGACGGCAAGCTGTTCGCCACGCGATACTTCGGCACATCGCGCTTCCTGGTGTACAACTTTGTTAGCGGCACGAGTTCCTCAGAGCCCAAGACTGCCGCCGTGTGA